From a single Stackebrandtia endophytica genomic region:
- a CDS encoding VCBS repeat-containing protein: protein MAVAVVTLTGEPAAANTCGSNIDSDFNGDGIADVAIGDPEATVGGHVGAGRVHVALTGIGTQTVTQSQIPDMGAEAGDGFGYALDSVDWNGDGCSDLVIGAPFEASGDKAESGMVILIPGSPGGLDPAARLIWRQGAAGIPGESETGDRFGYSVAAGVAAGKPFVVVGAPGETTGSMEQAGSVSYIRSDVKVTFDQDSSGVFGVVEAGDQYGYAVAASSRHFAVGGPGENVAGMDYSGTVGVFSHTITNGVPVQTGGVDQEQPGQGGIAEAGDWFGRSLSMVDYIHAGDTASDAGSLLAVGSPGEALGEVKAAGRIVTIRADGSLDEISSIHQGNTGVEGDVEPDDYFGWSVALANRAPGQAATWQNLLMAVGVPGEDSATHIDAGGVQVFSMVGAPGDHDVWAHGELQSVDRPEISDTRLGQYIHATAQHLFIGDPWGPSPAVYGIPWNNIVGSGTDPVLVYRPGEGGFPADGVGSFGVAIA, encoded by the coding sequence GTGGCCGTCGCCGTCGTGACCCTGACCGGTGAACCCGCCGCCGCGAACACCTGCGGCTCCAACATCGACAGCGACTTCAACGGCGACGGCATCGCCGACGTCGCCATCGGAGACCCTGAAGCGACGGTGGGCGGTCATGTCGGTGCCGGGCGGGTCCACGTGGCGCTCACCGGAATCGGGACTCAGACGGTCACTCAGAGCCAGATCCCCGATATGGGCGCCGAAGCGGGAGACGGCTTCGGCTATGCCCTGGACAGCGTCGATTGGAACGGTGACGGCTGCAGTGACCTGGTCATTGGAGCACCGTTCGAGGCCTCGGGCGACAAAGCCGAGTCGGGCATGGTGATCCTGATCCCCGGTTCACCAGGCGGTCTGGACCCGGCGGCGCGATTGATCTGGAGACAGGGCGCTGCCGGAATCCCAGGTGAGAGTGAGACCGGTGATCGGTTTGGATACTCGGTGGCCGCCGGAGTGGCTGCGGGCAAGCCGTTCGTAGTGGTCGGAGCGCCGGGCGAAACCACCGGGTCGATGGAGCAGGCCGGGTCGGTCTCCTACATCCGATCCGACGTGAAGGTGACCTTCGACCAGGACTCCTCAGGGGTGTTCGGTGTCGTCGAGGCCGGCGACCAGTACGGCTACGCGGTCGCCGCATCCAGCAGACACTTCGCGGTTGGCGGGCCAGGCGAGAACGTCGCGGGTATGGATTACTCGGGGACCGTCGGCGTGTTCAGCCACACGATCACCAACGGCGTGCCGGTGCAGACCGGTGGTGTGGACCAGGAACAGCCCGGACAGGGCGGCATCGCCGAGGCGGGCGACTGGTTCGGTCGATCACTGTCGATGGTGGACTACATACATGCGGGAGACACTGCGAGCGATGCGGGAAGTCTGCTGGCGGTGGGCTCACCCGGCGAAGCCCTGGGAGAGGTCAAAGCCGCCGGCCGGATCGTCACCATTCGTGCCGACGGTTCGCTGGATGAGATTTCGAGCATCCACCAGGGCAACACCGGAGTCGAGGGTGACGTAGAACCCGACGACTACTTCGGGTGGTCAGTGGCGTTGGCGAACCGGGCCCCCGGACAGGCCGCCACCTGGCAGAACCTGCTCATGGCGGTGGGCGTGCCCGGCGAGGATTCGGCAACCCATATTGATGCTGGTGGCGTGCAGGTGTTCTCCATGGTCGGCGCGCCGGGTGACCACGACGTCTGGGCTCACGGCGAACTGCAGAGCGTAGATCGACCCGAGATATCCGACACCCGCCTCGGACAGTACATCCATGCAACGGCGCAGCACCTGTTCATCGGTGACCCGTGGGGGCCGTCGCCTGCGGTCTACGGCATCCCGTGGAACAACATCGTCGGATCCGGCACGGACCCGGTTCTCGTCTACCGGCCCGGTGAGGGTGGGTTCCCGGCCGACGGGGTCGGCAGCTTCGGGGTGGCGATCGCATGA